From a region of the Armatimonadota bacterium genome:
- a CDS encoding electron transfer flavoprotein subunit beta/FixA family protein translates to MVKVLVLLKLVPDVVEEPEIAADGRSLDPSSVRLVVSERDEHALEEALLLKERYGGTVTAVALDVPEVDDVLFTALAKGADRAVKVSGVEPGMSTWAAAAALARTLRVTPGLLPADLILTGVQAIDDLDGQTGPVVARLLELPYVSMVSRVEVDPAGHEAVVAREYAGGVTGTFEVRLPVVLGVQSAEKPPRYVPVARVRAAMKAQRLEVLPAAVEEEPAHLEVLQLSKPQVGGGAVMLEGSPEEVAAQICDLLRERGLV, encoded by the coding sequence ATGGTGAAGGTGCTGGTGCTGCTCAAGCTGGTCCCGGACGTGGTGGAAGAGCCGGAGATCGCTGCGGACGGACGGTCGCTGGATCCGAGCTCGGTGCGTCTGGTGGTCAGCGAGCGGGACGAGCATGCCCTGGAGGAGGCGCTTCTGCTCAAGGAGCGCTACGGGGGGACCGTCACCGCCGTGGCCCTGGACGTTCCCGAGGTGGACGACGTCCTCTTCACCGCCCTGGCCAAGGGCGCGGACCGGGCGGTGAAGGTCTCCGGGGTGGAGCCGGGGATGAGCACCTGGGCAGCCGCTGCGGCCCTGGCCAGGACCCTGCGCGTAACGCCGGGGCTGCTGCCCGCGGACCTCATCCTCACCGGCGTACAGGCTATCGACGACCTGGACGGCCAGACCGGTCCTGTGGTGGCCCGGCTGCTGGAGCTGCCCTATGTCAGCATGGTTTCCCGGGTGGAGGTTGACCCGGCCGGGCATGAGGCCGTCGTGGCGCGCGAGTACGCCGGAGGCGTCACCGGCACCTTCGAGGTGCGGCTGCCGGTGGTCCTGGGCGTTCAGTCCGCCGAGAAGCCGCCGCGCTACGTGCCGGTAGCCAGGGTGCGCGCGGCCATGAAGGCTCAGCGCCTGGAGGTGCTGCCGGCGGCGGTAGAGGAGGAGCCGGCGCATCTGGAGGTGCTCCAGTTGAGCAAGCCGCAGGTTGGCGGTGGCGCCGTGATGCTGGAAGGGTCGCCCGAGGAGGTCGCCGCACAGATCTGCGACCTCCTGCGAGAACGCGGGCTGGTCTGA
- a CDS encoding (Fe-S)-binding protein: MSDAVAAGGSEFVAEPALANLLATPEGRRILTCIQCGVCAGTCPHGEVMDYPPRRIIGLLRAGMLEEALSSDSMLTCVACYACMAKCPRGIRLTEVLLPLVKEEVFLRLPDVPTELRRALDNTLRYGNPMGLPPRRRGEWTKGAEVPVRILAETPRPVDVLWFVECYPSYTPRGQEVSRATARVFHALGVDFAILAHEEKCAGECSRLVGEAGLFGTLTDYNMAVLQKYRFDRLVTGDPHAYDAFKYQYPALGFAFPVEHTVPFLVRHLERLRPLLRRRLGYAVTYHDSCCLGRHNGYYDEPRQLLTAIPGIRLLEMAHNRVNTVCCGGGGGGMWLDAYYKAKGYERLSERRVQEAVATGADVLAVSCPYEVARFEDALKVLGYEKRMVVRDVVELLAEALVS, encoded by the coding sequence ATGTCTGACGCAGTCGCGGCCGGCGGCTCGGAGTTTGTAGCGGAGCCGGCACTGGCAAATCTGCTGGCGACTCCTGAGGGGCGGCGGATCCTCACCTGCATTCAGTGCGGTGTCTGCGCGGGGACCTGCCCCCACGGGGAGGTGATGGACTACCCGCCGCGGCGGATCATCGGACTGCTGCGCGCGGGGATGCTGGAGGAGGCGCTCTCCAGTGACAGCATGCTCACCTGCGTCGCCTGCTACGCCTGCATGGCCAAGTGCCCCCGAGGCATCCGTCTGACCGAGGTCCTCCTGCCCCTGGTCAAAGAGGAGGTCTTCCTCCGCCTACCCGACGTGCCGACGGAGCTGCGGCGGGCCCTGGACAACACCCTGCGTTACGGCAACCCTATGGGCCTCCCGCCGCGGCGCCGGGGCGAATGGACGAAGGGTGCGGAGGTACCTGTGCGCATCCTGGCGGAGACGCCGCGACCGGTGGACGTCCTCTGGTTCGTGGAGTGCTACCCCTCCTACACGCCGCGCGGGCAGGAGGTCAGCCGCGCCACCGCCAGGGTCTTCCACGCCCTGGGCGTGGACTTCGCCATCCTGGCCCACGAAGAGAAGTGCGCCGGGGAGTGCTCCCGGCTGGTGGGCGAAGCGGGCCTCTTCGGTACCCTCACTGACTACAACATGGCCGTACTGCAGAAGTACCGTTTTGACCGTCTGGTCACCGGGGACCCGCACGCCTACGACGCCTTCAAGTATCAATACCCCGCCTTGGGCTTTGCCTTCCCAGTGGAACACACGGTCCCCTTCCTGGTGCGGCACCTGGAGCGCCTCCGGCCGTTGCTGAGACGACGCCTGGGATATGCCGTAACGTATCACGACTCCTGCTGTCTGGGCCGGCACAACGGCTACTACGACGAGCCACGGCAGCTCCTGACGGCGATCCCCGGGATACGACTCCTGGAGATGGCACACAACCGGGTAAACACGGTCTGCTGCGGCGGGGGCGGTGGAGGCATGTGGCTGGACGCCTACTACAAGGCCAAGGGCTACGAGCGGCTGTCGGAGCGGCGGGTGCAGGAGGCGGTGGCCACCGGTGCGGACGTGCTGGCCGTCTCCTGCCCCTACGAGGTCGCCCGCTTCGAGGACGCGCTGAAGGTGCTGGGCTACGAGAAGCGGATGGTCGTGCGCGATGTGGTGGAACTGCTGGCCGAAGCCCTGGTCAGCTAG
- a CDS encoding electron transfer flavoprotein subunit alpha/FixB family protein — translation MAGDIWVLVEQWRGQVTDVTYEVLALGRELATATGGSLQAVLLGPGVAEVPPSLGAADGVLVAENTALGEPEPDLYALVLAQVIPRRQPEALLIPQTNALMGCGPLLAARLGLSCINSCRDVHLDQGRLLARCLLYGGKVEAAVVPERTPVVLGILPGARPREQGRIDRTPPCAAVSVDLPATPPVQFRGYTEPPPGDVDITREDVLVAVGRGIQRQENVALAEELAAALGGAVCGSRPVVDQGWLPASRQVGTSGMIVEPQMYLALGISGAPEHVEGMKRARLIIAINTDPRAPIFGVAHYGVTADLFDIVPLLIDRIRAARQKAAS, via the coding sequence ATGGCCGGGGACATCTGGGTGCTGGTGGAACAGTGGCGGGGCCAGGTCACCGACGTGACGTACGAGGTGCTGGCGCTTGGTCGCGAACTCGCCACAGCCACGGGCGGAAGTCTTCAGGCAGTCTTGCTGGGGCCCGGCGTTGCCGAGGTGCCTCCCTCGTTGGGAGCCGCCGACGGCGTTCTGGTCGCCGAGAACACCGCGCTGGGGGAACCAGAACCGGATCTCTATGCTCTGGTCCTGGCGCAGGTCATTCCCCGGCGCCAGCCGGAGGCGCTGCTGATCCCCCAGACGAACGCCCTGATGGGGTGTGGACCGCTACTGGCGGCGCGACTGGGATTGTCCTGCATCAATTCCTGCCGGGACGTCCACCTGGACCAGGGGCGACTCCTGGCCCGCTGTCTGCTCTACGGCGGAAAGGTCGAGGCAGCCGTGGTCCCAGAAAGGACGCCTGTTGTGCTGGGGATCCTGCCTGGAGCTCGCCCCCGGGAGCAGGGGCGGATTGATCGCACGCCTCCATGCGCGGCGGTCTCCGTCGACCTCCCGGCAACGCCGCCGGTCCAGTTCCGCGGCTACACCGAGCCGCCGCCCGGTGATGTAGACATCACCCGGGAGGACGTTCTGGTGGCCGTGGGACGAGGGATTCAGCGCCAGGAGAACGTGGCCCTGGCAGAAGAGCTGGCCGCAGCGCTGGGGGGTGCCGTCTGTGGGTCGCGGCCCGTGGTCGACCAGGGCTGGCTGCCCGCATCCCGCCAGGTCGGCACCTCCGGGATGATCGTGGAGCCCCAGATGTATCTGGCCCTTGGCATCAGCGGAGCGCCGGAACACGTGGAGGGGATGAAGCGCGCCAGGCTGATCATTGCCATCAACACCGATCCGCGGGCCCCCATCTTCGGAGTCGCGCACTACGGGGTGACGGCCGACCTGTTTGACATTGTGCCGCTCCTGATCGACCGGATAAGGGCCGCACGGCAGAAGGCGGCGAGCTGA
- a CDS encoding CoB--CoM heterodisulfide reductase iron-sulfur subunit B family protein — protein MRAYSYYPGCSLERMAASYHRSAMETARALGVELRELEDWNCCGATAYFHIDELLATTLSARNLALAEQQGLDVVTPCSGCYKNMYFAREHLRQDPDLAEHVNTALAEDGLQFRGTVHVRHLLEVLVQEVGLTEIRRRVTRPLAGLRVAPYYGCQILRPHKPGAREEAPRFFEDLLTAIGATPVEFPLRDRCCGGSLIVTHRPAALSMVYALLQDAADHDAEVVATACPLCQVNLECYQRQVNRTFGTGFRLPVLYFTQLVGLALGIPPQRLGVGTELVSPAPVLAKVAG, from the coding sequence ATGAGGGCCTACAGCTACTACCCCGGGTGCTCCCTGGAACGAATGGCCGCGTCCTATCACCGCTCGGCGATGGAGACGGCGCGGGCGCTGGGGGTGGAGCTGCGCGAACTGGAGGACTGGAACTGCTGCGGGGCCACGGCTTACTTCCACATCGACGAGCTGCTGGCCACCACCCTCTCCGCACGCAACCTGGCCCTGGCGGAGCAGCAGGGGCTGGACGTGGTCACGCCCTGCAGCGGCTGCTACAAGAACATGTACTTCGCCCGGGAGCACCTGCGACAGGACCCCGACCTGGCGGAGCACGTGAACACGGCCCTGGCCGAGGACGGGCTGCAGTTCCGGGGGACCGTGCACGTGCGTCACCTGCTGGAGGTCCTGGTGCAGGAGGTGGGCCTGACAGAGATCCGCAGGCGCGTCACCCGGCCGCTTGCCGGCCTGCGTGTCGCCCCATACTACGGTTGCCAGATCCTGCGGCCGCACAAGCCCGGGGCGAGAGAAGAGGCACCTCGCTTCTTCGAGGATCTCCTGACCGCCATCGGCGCCACCCCGGTAGAGTTCCCCCTGCGGGACCGCTGCTGCGGGGGCTCGCTGATCGTCACCCACCGGCCCGCGGCTCTAAGCATGGTTTACGCCCTGCTGCAGGACGCGGCAGACCACGACGCGGAGGTGGTGGCCACCGCCTGCCCCCTGTGCCAGGTGAACCTGGAGTGCTACCAGCGGCAGGTCAATCGGACCTTCGGCACCGGCTTCCGCCTGCCCGTCCTCTACTTCACGCAACTGGTGGGGCTGGCGCTGGGGATCCCGCCGCAGCGGCTGGGCGTGGGCACGGAGCTGGTTTCCCCGGCCCCGGTGCTGGCAAAGGTGGCGGGATGA
- a CDS encoding response regulator, with translation MKEKARLLIIDDDPEFVDAIRGVLEGAGYEVEAAYNPRSGFETLKRRPPDLLLLDILMGRGAEGVMLARKMRKDPQLSRIPTLIITGIREQIAFLFPGQAVHPHILPVDELMEKPVDPELLLDRVRALLQAAAARREAG, from the coding sequence ATGAAGGAGAAGGCCAGGCTGCTGATCATCGACGACGACCCGGAATTCGTGGATGCAATCCGCGGGGTGCTTGAGGGGGCGGGGTACGAGGTGGAGGCCGCCTACAATCCCCGAAGCGGGTTTGAGACGTTGAAGCGCCGTCCCCCCGACCTGCTTCTGCTGGACATCCTCATGGGCCGGGGAGCGGAAGGGGTGATGCTGGCGCGGAAGATGCGCAAGGACCCCCAGCTTTCCCGGATTCCCACCCTGATCATCACCGGCATCCGGGAGCAGATCGCCTTCCTGTTCCCGGGACAGGCGGTCCACCCGCACATCCTCCCTGTGGACGAGCTGATGGAGAAGCCCGTGGACCCGGAGCTGCTTCTGGATCGGGTGCGGGCGCTGCTGCAGGCAGCCGCCGCCCGGCGGGAGGCGGGGTAG
- a CDS encoding 4Fe-4S dicluster domain-containing protein, whose product MARALTFEQEIANLFYVMDSNPVQACIQCGLCSGTCPAVAFMQHSPRAIIAMIRAGQKTAVLASNAYWACASCYACSVKCPQGIDVAAMMYGLKRYALWRNHYRRVPPGADFSRRFVRLITRYGRSYEPALAAPYLLRRGLRDLLDEVRTALGLLRRGRLPLLPRRIRRVDRLRRVIGQILPAGGLA is encoded by the coding sequence ATGGCCCGGGCGCTGACCTTCGAGCAGGAGATCGCCAACCTCTTCTACGTCATGGACAGCAATCCGGTGCAGGCGTGCATCCAGTGTGGGCTCTGCTCCGGGACCTGCCCGGCGGTGGCCTTCATGCAGCATTCTCCCCGGGCGATCATTGCCATGATTCGGGCCGGGCAGAAGACGGCAGTCCTGGCCAGCAACGCCTACTGGGCCTGCGCCTCCTGCTACGCCTGCAGCGTGAAGTGTCCCCAGGGGATCGACGTGGCGGCGATGATGTACGGGCTGAAGCGCTACGCCCTCTGGCGCAACCACTACCGCCGGGTCCCCCCGGGCGCGGACTTTTCCCGCCGCTTCGTCCGCCTGATCACCCGCTACGGCCGCTCCTACGAGCCCGCTCTGGCCGCTCCCTACCTCCTGCGGCGCGGCCTGCGCGACCTGCTGGACGAAGTGCGCACGGCGCTGGGGCTGCTGCGGCGGGGGCGGCTGCCCCTGCTGCCGCGGCGCATCAGGCGCGTGGACCGGTTGCGGCGGGTGATCGGACAGATCCTGCCGGCAGGAGGGCTGGCATGA
- a CDS encoding hybrid sensor histidine kinase/response regulator, whose amino-acid sequence MEVTGRILIVDDEEIVLDSCSEILRAAGYAVATASDGAQGLRQVEEFRPDLVYLDLKMPGMSGMEVLERIRAADPSVVTIVVTGYATLASAVEAMQRGAYDFVPKPFTPEELRLITRRGLERRRLVQETMALRREQEMLREHFAAIIAHEVKSPLAAVQQSLYLLAAELREALTEAQRERLARLQARLADLLQMVDTWLRAISVDLRGIRERFRPTAVADLVARAVEAVQPFARRKDLQIGTALPEGLPPVVGDEVTLVQALVNLLHNAVKYSYPGGSITVAARVEGEQVHIGVSDQGVGIPPDELPHIFGAFYRGRAGMAGEVGAGLGLAVTRKIVEAHGGVITAESTPGKGSTFTVALPVAGQAGQVAVGLDRPAASLEGAA is encoded by the coding sequence GTGGAGGTCACCGGGCGCATCCTCATCGTGGACGACGAGGAGATCGTTCTGGATTCCTGCAGCGAGATCCTCCGCGCCGCCGGCTACGCCGTGGCCACAGCCTCCGACGGGGCGCAGGGACTGCGGCAGGTGGAAGAGTTTCGCCCCGACCTGGTCTACCTGGACCTGAAGATGCCGGGGATGTCGGGGATGGAGGTACTGGAGCGCATCCGCGCCGCCGATCCCTCCGTGGTCACCATCGTCGTCACCGGCTACGCCACGCTGGCCTCAGCTGTGGAGGCCATGCAGCGGGGGGCCTACGACTTCGTGCCCAAGCCCTTCACCCCGGAGGAGCTGCGACTGATCACCCGCCGCGGCCTGGAGCGAAGGCGGCTGGTGCAGGAGACGATGGCCCTGCGTCGAGAGCAGGAGATGCTGCGGGAGCACTTCGCCGCCATCATCGCCCATGAGGTGAAGTCCCCTCTGGCGGCGGTTCAGCAGAGCCTCTATCTGCTGGCGGCAGAGCTGCGGGAAGCCCTGACCGAGGCGCAACGGGAGCGGCTGGCCCGCCTGCAGGCGCGCCTGGCCGACCTCCTGCAGATGGTGGATACCTGGCTTCGGGCGATCTCCGTGGACCTGCGTGGCATCCGGGAACGCTTCCGGCCCACGGCCGTGGCAGACCTGGTGGCCCGGGCGGTGGAGGCGGTACAGCCCTTCGCCCGACGCAAGGATCTGCAGATCGGCACGGCTCTCCCCGAAGGGTTGCCTCCGGTGGTCGGGGACGAAGTGACCCTGGTGCAGGCGCTGGTCAACCTCCTGCACAACGCGGTCAAGTACTCCTACCCCGGTGGCAGCATCACCGTGGCGGCGCGGGTCGAGGGGGAGCAGGTACACATCGGCGTCAGCGACCAGGGCGTGGGTATTCCCCCCGACGAGCTCCCTCACATCTTCGGCGCCTTCTACCGCGGGCGGGCCGGGATGGCCGGGGAGGTGGGTGCGGGGCTGGGGCTGGCGGTGACGCGCAAGATCGTGGAGGCGCACGGCGGGGTGATCACGGCGGAGAGCACGCCGGGGAAGGGCAGCACCTTCACCGTGGCTCTGCCCGTAGCCGGGCAGGCGGGGCAGGTGGCGGTGGGGCTGGACCGGCCCGCGGCATCACTGGAGGGTGCGGCATGA
- a CDS encoding cache domain-containing protein → MSTVHQLFRQASARPVLPAVRRWLAPAVRRRLSIGAKLVFSYLLIIFIAVIVFMVVGTQLVGRLILSEAQTSVTNALNTARELLYGRLNNVHAVVRLTADRFFLRSALERGKIEEAAAELARVARSEGLDFLTVTDAAGRVLLRTSNPGVAGDYRNHDPLLAAARARKVPVAAVSVIPGTDLRLESPLLADRAYIRFVPTPRARPRPETEETAGMVLETVAPVLDGRGGLIGFLYGGVLLNRNYEIVDRVKETVFQGLRYGGRDVGTATIFLDDLRIATNVPNADGSRAVGTRVASDVYRRVVEQGQRWTSRAFVVNNWYIAAYEPIRALDDRIIGILYVGVLEGKYVAIRRRTIAAFLAISLMGGILSMVVSYYISRRVSAGIARMTHAAQEMARGKLDVRVFLRTNDELQELAEAFNAMAASLQQRDAQLREYAQSRIRESERLAITGQLAAGVAHELNNPLQGILAYAHMLLEKVPSDDPLRPALQKIAVQADRSREIIQGLLDFARPRPPQVRPANVNSILQECLGLVEHQAMFHNIRVIRNLQPGLPSVMADPAQMQQVFMNIIVNAAEAMDGTGTLIATTSYDPVARMIHIAISDTGRGIRPEDLERIFDPFFSTKPSGRGIGLGLAISYRIVQEHRGAINVQSEVGRGTTFTVSLPAAGQEA, encoded by the coding sequence GTGAGTACGGTGCATCAGCTTTTCCGCCAGGCGAGCGCACGGCCTGTGCTGCCCGCGGTGCGGCGCTGGCTGGCACCGGCCGTCCGGCGACGGCTGTCCATCGGCGCCAAGCTGGTCTTCAGCTACCTGCTGATCATCTTCATCGCCGTAATCGTCTTCATGGTGGTGGGGACGCAGCTGGTTGGCCGGCTGATCCTCTCCGAGGCGCAGACCTCGGTCACCAACGCCCTGAACACGGCGCGGGAGCTCCTCTATGGCCGCCTGAACAACGTGCACGCCGTGGTCCGGCTGACCGCGGACCGCTTCTTCCTCAGGAGCGCTCTGGAGAGGGGGAAAATCGAGGAGGCGGCGGCGGAGCTGGCCCGCGTCGCCCGCAGCGAGGGGCTGGACTTCCTCACGGTGACCGACGCCGCCGGCAGGGTTCTGCTGCGAACCAGCAATCCGGGGGTGGCTGGCGACTACCGCAACCACGACCCGCTGCTGGCCGCGGCACGGGCGCGGAAGGTGCCGGTGGCTGCGGTGAGCGTCATACCCGGGACCGACCTGCGACTGGAGTCGCCGCTCCTGGCGGACCGGGCCTACATCCGTTTCGTTCCCACGCCCAGGGCGCGGCCGCGCCCGGAGACCGAGGAAACCGCCGGCATGGTGCTGGAGACAGTGGCGCCCGTCCTGGATGGGCGCGGCGGGCTGATCGGCTTTCTCTACGGCGGCGTGCTGCTGAACCGCAACTACGAGATCGTGGACAGGGTGAAGGAGACCGTCTTCCAGGGGTTGCGCTACGGCGGGCGGGACGTGGGCACCGCCACCATCTTCCTTGACGACCTGCGTATCGCCACCAACGTGCCCAATGCTGACGGCAGCCGTGCCGTGGGCACCCGTGTCGCCTCGGACGTCTACCGCCGGGTGGTAGAGCAGGGACAGCGCTGGACCAGCCGGGCCTTCGTGGTGAACAACTGGTACATCGCAGCCTACGAGCCCATCCGTGCCCTGGATGACCGAATCATCGGGATCCTCTACGTGGGCGTGCTGGAGGGGAAGTACGTGGCTATCCGGCGGCGGACCATTGCCGCCTTCCTGGCCATCAGCCTGATGGGCGGGATTCTCTCCATGGTCGTCTCCTACTACATCTCTCGCCGTGTCTCCGCCGGGATCGCCCGGATGACTCACGCCGCGCAGGAGATGGCCCGGGGGAAGCTGGATGTGCGTGTGTTCCTACGCACCAACGATGAGCTGCAGGAGCTGGCGGAGGCCTTCAATGCTATGGCCGCCTCCCTGCAGCAGCGCGATGCGCAGTTGCGGGAGTACGCCCAGAGCCGCATCCGCGAGTCCGAGCGGCTGGCCATCACCGGGCAGCTGGCCGCCGGGGTGGCGCATGAGCTGAACAACCCCCTTCAGGGGATCCTGGCCTACGCGCACATGCTGCTGGAGAAGGTCCCGTCGGATGACCCGCTGCGGCCGGCGCTGCAGAAGATCGCCGTCCAGGCCGACCGCAGCCGGGAGATCATCCAGGGGCTGCTGGACTTTGCCCGACCGCGCCCGCCGCAGGTGCGACCGGCCAACGTTAACAGCATCCTCCAGGAATGCCTGGGCCTGGTGGAGCACCAGGCGATGTTCCACAACATCCGGGTCATCCGCAACTTGCAGCCAGGCCTGCCGTCGGTGATGGCGGACCCCGCCCAGATGCAGCAGGTGTTCATGAACATCATCGTAAACGCCGCGGAGGCCATGGACGGGACCGGCACCTTGATCGCCACCACGTCCTACGACCCTGTGGCCCGGATGATCCACATCGCCATCAGCGACACCGGGCGCGGCATCCGCCCCGAGGACCTGGAGCGGATCTTCGACCCGTTCTTCAGCACCAAGCCCTCAGGCCGGGGGATCGGGCTGGGGCTGGCTATCAGCTACCGCATCGTCCAGGAACACCGGGGTGCCATCAACGTGCAGAGCGAGGTGGGCAGGGGAACCACCTTCACGGTGAGCCTGCCCGCCGCCGGACAGGAGGCGTAG
- a CDS encoding (Fe-S)-binding protein, whose translation MTDAELIGRPVFFLLPAWLVVVFYLLSAGALGLFFRGVYFKVRKYLRGRRQPEERLTWRRLGSAVLSILGNRTVLQGNLYPGLAHLAVFWGFAALFVATLLVLVDNDLLKPLAPQWRFLSGAFYLGFSLAADLFGLALLGGLVMFALRRWVFPPPQLRYRSSADTPYSPRSLVREDWLFLLLLLSVGLGGFVVEALRISTTQPAFERVSFAGWGLAQVLLGVGLAPEAARLAFPYAWSAHALMALVFVAYIPYGKAWHMVAGWFSLALGGNAPPGTVRAPILGEAPSYTRLEDFSRGELLMLDACTRCGRCHAACPAAGSGFPLSPRDFMLALRGLADRLASPAAGRPATPAVAPANPGPPVPPGVSLVPVDWLWSCTACLGCVDRCPVGASPFELILQLRRFLVAQGEVEERLQAALQNLSRYGNSMGQPSRARTRWTQGLGFSLKDARKEAADYLWFLGDYASYDPRVQPATRAAARVFHRAGLDVAILYEEERNAGTDARRAGEEGLFEMLREKNLQALARARFRRLLTTDPHTLHALRNEYALAGDGQGPPPVRHHSEVVEELLRTGGLRVARPLRLRATYHDPCYLGRGNGIYDPPRRVLRALGVELREMRRNRRGSYCCGAGGGRIWMEEVPGVRERPAESRVREAAALGVDTLVVACPKDRVMFQDALKTTGLEGKLTIRDVVELVDEATAPSEG comes from the coding sequence ATGACGGACGCGGAGCTTATCGGACGCCCGGTGTTCTTCCTGCTGCCTGCCTGGCTGGTGGTGGTCTTCTACCTCCTGAGTGCCGGGGCACTCGGTCTGTTCTTCCGTGGCGTCTACTTTAAGGTGCGCAAGTACCTCCGCGGCCGGCGGCAGCCTGAAGAGCGGCTGACCTGGAGACGACTGGGCTCTGCGGTCCTGTCGATCCTGGGGAACCGGACGGTCCTGCAGGGAAATCTGTACCCGGGGCTGGCGCATCTGGCCGTTTTCTGGGGATTTGCTGCGCTGTTCGTCGCCACCCTCCTGGTGCTGGTAGACAACGACCTGCTCAAGCCGCTGGCTCCCCAGTGGAGGTTCCTCTCCGGGGCGTTCTACCTGGGCTTCTCTCTCGCCGCAGACCTCTTTGGCCTGGCATTGCTTGGCGGTCTGGTAATGTTTGCCCTGCGCCGCTGGGTGTTTCCTCCACCCCAGTTGAGGTACAGGTCCTCGGCGGATACGCCGTATTCGCCCCGGTCACTGGTGCGTGAGGACTGGCTGTTCCTCTTGTTGCTGCTCTCTGTGGGCCTGGGCGGGTTCGTGGTGGAAGCGCTGCGCATCAGCACCACACAGCCGGCCTTCGAACGAGTGTCGTTTGCCGGGTGGGGCCTGGCACAGGTGCTGCTCGGGGTAGGCTTGGCCCCGGAAGCCGCGCGGTTGGCCTTTCCCTACGCCTGGTCGGCACACGCGCTGATGGCCCTGGTGTTTGTTGCCTACATCCCCTACGGCAAGGCCTGGCACATGGTGGCCGGGTGGTTCAGCCTGGCCCTGGGAGGGAATGCCCCTCCCGGGACGGTCCGCGCACCCATCCTCGGCGAGGCACCTTCGTACACCCGGCTGGAAGACTTCAGCCGCGGTGAGCTGCTCATGCTGGACGCCTGCACCCGGTGCGGTCGGTGTCATGCCGCCTGCCCGGCGGCGGGGAGCGGGTTTCCTCTGTCCCCGAGAGACTTCATGCTCGCGCTGCGCGGGCTGGCCGATCGACTGGCCTCTCCTGCTGCGGGCAGACCGGCGACGCCGGCGGTTGCCCCGGCCAATCCTGGCCCTCCGGTCCCCCCCGGGGTCAGCCTGGTTCCGGTGGACTGGCTGTGGTCGTGTACCGCCTGCCTGGGCTGCGTCGACCGGTGCCCGGTGGGTGCTTCGCCGTTTGAGCTCATCCTGCAGCTGCGACGCTTCCTGGTGGCGCAGGGCGAAGTGGAAGAGCGCCTGCAGGCGGCTCTGCAGAACCTGTCCCGCTACGGCAACTCCATGGGGCAGCCCTCCCGCGCCCGCACCCGCTGGACGCAGGGGCTGGGCTTCTCCCTCAAAGATGCACGGAAGGAGGCAGCCGACTACCTGTGGTTCCTCGGCGACTACGCCTCCTACGACCCGCGGGTGCAGCCGGCCACCCGGGCGGCGGCCCGGGTCTTCCACCGCGCCGGCCTGGACGTGGCCATCCTTTACGAGGAGGAGCGCAACGCCGGCACTGACGCGCGTCGTGCCGGCGAGGAGGGCCTTTTCGAGATGCTGCGGGAGAAGAACCTGCAGGCGCTGGCCAGGGCGCGTTTCCGCCGCCTGCTCACCACCGACCCGCACACCTTGCACGCGCTGCGCAACGAGTACGCCCTCGCCGGCGACGGACAGGGCCCTCCGCCCGTGCGCCACCACTCCGAGGTGGTGGAGGAGCTGCTGCGGACAGGTGGCCTTAGGGTGGCCCGGCCGCTGCGGCTGCGTGCCACCTACCACGACCCATGCTACCTGGGACGGGGCAACGGGATCTACGACCCGCCGCGCCGGGTGCTGCGGGCCCTGGGGGTGGAGCTGCGGGAGATGCGACGCAACCGCCGCGGCAGCTACTGCTGCGGTGCCGGCGGGGGGAGGATCTGGATGGAGGAGGTTCCGGGAGTCAGAGAGCGTCCCGCGGAGAGCCGCGTGCGGGAGGCGGCCGCGCTGGGGGTGGACACCCTGGTGGTGGCCTGCCCCAAGGACCGCGTCATGTTTCAGGATGCCCTGAAGACCACCGGATTGGAGGGGAAGCTGACCATCAGGGACGTGGTGGAGCTGGTGGACGAGGCCACAGCTCCCTCGGAGGGATGA